In the genome of Lathyrus oleraceus cultivar Zhongwan6 chromosome 4, CAAS_Psat_ZW6_1.0, whole genome shotgun sequence, the window CTTCAAATCTTCTAGTTGATAAGAATTGGACTGTGAAGGTATGCTAGTTGTCATTTCCTAGCATTGCTTTCTATTAAGTTGGACAATATCTTATTTATTTGTTAACCAAACAGGTTGGTGATTTTGGTCTTTCACGTCTTAAGCATGAAACATATCTCACAACCAAGACAGGAAGGGGCACGGTAGGTTCATTATTTTTTTCATGGATCATAAAAAAATTTCTGTTTGAATTGAAATTGTTCTCCTTTACCTTTTCATTACTGAGTTGGCTCAAATTATCTTACTGATTCTACATTTTCTGCTTCTAGCCTCAATGGATGGCACCGGAAGTTCTTCGTAATGAACCGTCAGATGAGAAGTGCGTTCAATCTACATCCTTAGTTACTCTCTCTTCTCACACATGTTTTAATGTAAATGTCAGCCTTTGATTGTCTCTTTTGCCGCTTCTTGTTGATATCAGGTCTGATGTATATAGCTTTGGGGTGATATTATGGGAACTTGCGACCGAAAAGATTCCTTGGGATACTCTCAACTCAATGCAGGTATTGCTTTCGTGTCTACATACTACATACAAAACAAGGAGATTACAAACTAAAATGATGGTGAAACCTATTGAATGAAAAGCCACAGCCAAAATAATGTGTTCTCAATTTCTTTTTTATTCAACTACATATCAGTATATCACTTTGGGTACATATATGAACAACTGTTCCTCTAGGAATTTTGCAGGTAATTGGAGCTGTAGGGTTCATGAATCAGCGTCCAGAAATTCCAAAAGAAGTTGATCCAGGGTGGGCTTCTTTGATTGAGATCTGTTGGCACAGGTGTGCATTCTCATCTCATTGTTAAACTTTGTACTTGTAATCGTTTTCCTCATAGCTCTGAATAAAGCATGAATAATGTCACCCAAAAGATCGACGTAATTGGGATTTGCGTCCTAAATAGGTAGCCAACTTACCTAAAAAAATAATTTGTTGTTTCATCAATTTGAAATACCTGGTGTTCTTAATTTAATAGTAGTTAGCATACTTCATGAAGCACAGATTTCATTTCTGCACCGCAATGCAATAGTAAGTTAGTGGTTGCCAATGCCTTTGATCTTTGTGTTGTTCAGTAAAAAAGTGTTACAGATACACTCTTTGACGATCTTTCAATGCTTTTATGTTACTGGTTGAAATATTATTGAAAAAATTGTTCGTGTTGCTAGCACTTCTCTTATTGAGTTTCATTCATATTCTTTTAAGCAAATTATTAAATTCATCTATATCTATCAACCTCCTTTTGGTATTCTTATTCCATTAATATTGAAGCCAAGGTGATGCAATCACCAAACATTTTATGTCTATTTATATGTTTGTCCATTTCAACCAGTGATCCAACTTGCCGACCAACTTTCCCCGAACTGCTCGAAAGGCTTAGAGAGTTGCAAAGACGGTATGTCATTCAGTTCCAGGCAGCCCGATCTGCTGGTGGCGAAAGCATCCAAAGAAAAGAGTCATAGAGACCGCCATGGAGCTATTCTTTCACTTTGTCACTCAAGGCTGTTACATAATTTTGTGCATATATATAAATTCTTGGAGTATATGAATTGGAACAAACAGCTTTTCATGAAGCTTTATTGAATAGCTGGTCTGAGATTGAGGCCTTCATCAACATCTGCCAATGTAATGTAGATAAACAAGATATGGTGATTTTTTGTTGTTTTCTTAATCCTCATATTCATAGGGGAATTTATAAGTCTCTTGTGAGAAATAATTATTTAAAgtttcttttattttcaatttgTTGGTGTGTGAGGATGTGTCTTTGATGTTGTAGACTTAATAGTCAATGACAGACACTGAGTTGTTAAGGATAATAATAATGTTTAAACTTTCTAAGTTCTAATAATGTTTGACTGTTACATTGAGTTTAAGAGTGGCTCTGAGATTAACTAAATCCATGAACTCTGTTTCCATAATTCCATACCCTTTAACAAACCGAAAATAACCAGTGCCAGAAACAATTCCGAATTCTCGTTCCTTCAATGCAAATATATCAGATCCTTGAATCTCTAAGCTACTTCCTCTGAACTCACCAGCTGTGAATATAACTGAAAAAACCATGTACAATGCTTTGCCATCAAGCTGTGAATTTACGTACACGCCTTGAGCTCTACCTATGAGTGTTGAATCCATTGTTGGTCCTTCTGTTACTGGATCATCGACTATTGCCACGGTGCCAAAGCGTAGGATGCTTGAGGTGGGTCCGGTTTTACCAGCAACAGTGGCTGCTGTGGAGTCTTCGCCGGTGAAGTGGTCGTGGATGTAGAAGACGAGGTTGGTTTGGTTTGGTTGGAGTCTAGGGAAGGTGTAAGCTACATAGAGGATGGTTAAGGTGAAGATGAAGAAGAATGAGTTGGAAGTGAGGTTCAGTGGATTGGCCATGCTTTTGGCCTTCTCTCTCTAGCTATGTCTATTTGTTTATGTAATTGATTAATTTAATACTAGTAGTGAAGATACTTTTTTGATTGTTAATGGAGATTCCTATAACAAAGTGACAAAAGTGGCTCAGGGCTATTTTATACTCCTTTAATTTCTTTATATAATTGGTGACAATTCTATTATGGTAATTCTCACACATTGAAGTGTGTTTCTATTATGACAATTCTATTTAGATCCTGAGTATTTTTTTAGACAACAAATCTGAAGTTTACTCTCTTGAGGTTTTATGTGCAAGGCTAGCCACTGATCCTAGCTTACTTAAGGAACAAGTTAGCTTAATAGATTGGGTTTTGTTGAGCCTAAAAGAAGGAAAACCTTGAAGATATTATTGATCCTTATCTTAAAGGAAAAATTAGTCAGAGTGTTTGAAGAAGTTTGTTGAGATAGGTGACAAATGTTTGGCAGAGAATGACGTTGAACGTCCTTCATTGAGTGATGTGTAAATAGAAATTTGAGTTTGCACTTCAGTTTCAGGAGAGCCTTGAACAAGGAAAATAAGTCGTTTGTGTTGAATTTATAAGAGAGAGAGATATATAACTCATGCCTTAAGATTTTAAGTGGAGTTGCGTCGTCTCTTTGTCTTATGGTCCTGGAGCATTGATCGTGTTGTTGATAGAGTCTGGTTTGGCCTGGTGGGAGAACCTAGCCAGACCATATGTTGGATCCTATAAGATGTTGACGACTTACATTTGTGGGAGAAATTATTCGAAAGAAATTGTTCGATTCAAGTGAGTGGTAAAATCCTACATCACTTATGAATGGTTAAATGTTGACATTTTAATACATTGTTTAAAACACAATAATACTCTTTGAGACTGATATGCACATGCATTTCAACTTTTCCTAAAAGGTTGTGTCAAGTTACTATGTGGGAGTTTGATAAACGTCATACTCTAGAAACCCTGAACATGTTAAACCTATGAATGCAATAAAAGGTTGTTACTGTAGTACTGTACTTTCACCTGCAAAAAGAATATTGTTCACATCATAGGTGGAAGAAGAGTGTGATTTGAAGTCATGAAGACATGGAAGTTACAGATGTGATGTGTTGATGGTAAATTGGTAATGTAACAGGAACATGTGAGAGATGTAAAAAATAGAGTTATGGCAACCATGTCTGTCCACAAAAAGGCCAATTTTCTTTTTTCACTTTTgacacacacaaaaagaaaaacaaatgtACATTTTTCCATCCTGATTTGAAGCTTCAACCATGTCATCTATCTATGAAGCATCGACACAATGACACAGATATCAGATACGACACGTCAGACTTTGGTTAATCAGATCAGACACACCCTTAATTTAAAGTGTCGGTGCTACATAGACTGTGAGCTACGGATCCACGCAAGTGCAACATCTTCTTTTGGAGTCAGCAAAATTTGGCAGACTTGAAAGCAAGAGGATACAAAAAGGAGTTAGAATAAGTGAATCTAATGATTTGGCTAGAGGTTAAAGGTTTTCCTCCATTCACCAAACAATCATCAAAAGAAAGTCTCTTGAACAATTTCGGGTTGATTATTCTTGCAGAAGCAAACCAACCACAGTGAAGATGGATATTATATGGAGCACACTTAGAAGAAACACATGTGTTCATAATTTGCACTACATATTGAGGGATTCCACTTAGAGTCTCTCTactttgtgaaatgcttatgtCTTTGTTTGTGCAAGAACCTATAAAAACCACACACATAACACATGTTAGGAAACTGAGAATTGAGAATATACAAAACATTGCACTATTATTACCATGCCATGAAAATTTAGAACCATCTATGTCTTCATGAAATGAATGCATAATCTGTGCTGAAGGACCTGCTATAACACAATGATGAACATAGGTTTAGAGAAGAACTATACGAAAAAGTTTCGAAAAATAGTAAAATGTTGTTATGTTTTTGTACCTGAATGTGTTTCAACATTGCTATGTATAAGGGGGATTATGAAGCAGAGGAAGAAGAGAGGAGTGTAGTTAGTGATGGTCATTTTTGTTGTGTAATGCTACTTCTATCTTTTATTTGTTTGTGTGGATTTGTAGGGAAGTGAATGATGGTGAAGTTGTTTTGGATATTTTGAGAAAGTATCTTGGGCTGGATGAGAAGGGTGAGGTCACTAGTTGCTTATCAACAGTTACATGTCATCAAACATGCATGGTCAATAGATTTTATATGACTGGTCATCGATATCGATATCGATCAGATACATTGATTATTTATAAGGTCGGTATAAAATTATATAGATTTTTTACTTCTCTGTGTCCATAGATTAGAATTTCACCTTTTAAAGATGAATAAATAGAATGTCGCAGATTTGAATATTCATTTCTACAATCGAATGTCTTTATATAATTATCAAGTGAACTGATATAACGGAAGATGTTTTGTGGTATTTCTTATGAAAATATATTTGTGATAATTCATATTTTTAAAGGTGAAATAATATTATAGGAAGAAACATAGACAAATGGGGTAACTTGTTCTTCCCATAGCAAAAGGAAGGTATAAGCCATTGAATGCTCAATGGAAAAATGCCAAAAGCTATTTCCTATCCTAGTGCAAATTACAAAGTACAGAAGAAGCTGTTTGGTTCAAAATTGTGTTCAAACATTTTACCCTTTAAATAAATTTCATAAATTCATTTGTTCTAAAAAGGAAACTTAGTTTTCCCCCTAGTAATCTAGATTTAAATAATAAAGAAGTAAAGGAGAAAGAAAAATATATTTGAAGGATGAACCCCGATCACTCCCTGCAATAGCAATTTCACACTGTAAATAATCTAAATCGTTAATCTAAAATCAGACGGTTCAAATTACATTAAAGTAGAATTAGCGTCTGATTGATCACACAATGACTTTTTCATGTTTGTTTAGAATTGTGTTAAGTTTTCACGAATTGGAAAAAACTTAATTTTGCAGTTTCTTCCAAATTACAACAAAATGATGTTACACATGAGTTTGGTGTTTTGAAAGACAAATCAAACGCACTATTAGTGTGTGTTTGATTCCATTTTTGAAAGAGCAAAAAGTAATTCTAGAGAAATAGATTTGATTTTGAAATGTCTGGTTTTTTTAAATGTAAAACTAATTTTGTTATTAAAATTGATTCTACTTAAAATTATaatttgtaatttttattaataaaaaataaattaaatctaaGATAATAATTGAATGAATGTGTATTTGATAGATCATTAAGCAATGTATTTATACAAGTACTAGAGGTTACAAATTAAGCATAACCAAAATCAGTTTATACCGATGACCTCGATTACTTCAATTTAAGCTAACTAACTTATTAATGTAACATGAGTTACAAGAATGATAACTTGAATTATAAGAAAATCAACAATCTCTCTTAGTTCAAGTTATCTATATGTACTACACCAATCTCCTTCTTACGCCTTTCAAAAGAGTCAATCTTAACTACTTTAATGAATAACTCTACCAATTGCATTTCAGTTGAGGAATGGACAACCTTCAACATTTCCTAGTTGACTTGTTCTCTAAGAAAATAAAATCTCACTTCAATGTGTTTACTTCTATCATATATCACAAAATTTATAGTCAATTAAATTGTAAAATTGTTTTGTAAGAACACGATTATAGGCTTTATTATTCTATTTCAAGCTCATTAAAATATGAGGctagtgtagcggtaaattcatgatcatcaaactatggataaacaagacatcaaataacaagagtcgccaccacacttttattgtttccaagggaaaggggaaaagaacgaacaaaacccaaaaataagaagttttcaaatcaaaactaataaaatgccagagattacaggtaagagggttggttacacagagggaagatgttagcacccaaagtgtcctaggtactcctagggagccctttcttgtgtgcatatgtattttgtacaaagtgatgtttacaaacaaatagaatggggggatgggaaaataattcattaattatatttttgtgtttgacaagatcttcggacttgtgcctacgtaccaacataaaaatgaaggatcaaaacctcgtagtttgtgatacaaattttaaagtggatgcattgcttttaatcaaaaattaagtttgaaaggcacaagggcctagaaaatggtttgaatgagttagttctttttggcttttgaaaattttaagtcaagtatagttaagtttatttacatgcttgattaagaaaaagtttgaaaaatgaaatggcataaggccaaagtttgtaatttgcaaagggtctaagtttagaaaataacaagttcaaacaaagaagtttttaaaaggagggagaaattttgaaattaaagagatggggaggagatgaagagactaatcctaagcataaatttaaaagttaagagttgaaaagatctgaccaatgggctgcaatccaataggcaagaatgccatatagaaaccccaaattcccttggatattagattcaagcaacaaacaatgcatacaatattaacttgaagagcaaaacatcaaataaagatagccacatccaagctttagccactccatgatcttcttcaaatttgcccatgtagcagatgaattccacaagtcacatgttcaaaataacagcttcacaatgatcttgttgtagatgaactcaaatgtatcttcaatgatgtatcaaatgaagtttcaaattgcaagcacttggttacatgaaagttggcattggccaagtcctttgcattaggatgttgcctagattctaggtccaattgtccaagatcaaaccaacagtccacacaatagttttttagggtttttgtttcttattatgtacattaatggtcaaagaccacacaaacaaacagaatatacacaaacaagatatatcacacaatatggtccaagtggacaaagtgaaaaaaatattaatataaacaattagaatggtatgaataatggcaaatgaatagagcttaaaaaattaaagtgcattaaaagtaaatggcttgaaattaaatgttagtggttaatgaattagaagttagtattgtttttgcttttgctttttaagtcattttttggagaacactcaacccacttatcacaagcatggatccttgaaccaagacatcttccaaaggaaggaaaaaaggtcaagtttccatataataccatgaaaggggggagatttacaatctcactaactagaatgctatgcattttgtatcaaaaatttagcgctatgttaagcaatcgtaattggacttatgtaaaagtcacaactatttgaggtcgggcaatagaattttggtgttaatgcatgt includes:
- the LOC127073187 gene encoding TPD1 protein homolog 1 isoform X3, with translation MTITNYTPLFFLCFIIPLIHSNVETHSAGPSAQIMHSFHEDIDGSKFSWHGSCTNKDISISQSRETLSGIPQYVVQIMNTCVSSKCAPYNIHLHCGWFASARIINPKLFKRLSFDDCLVNGGKPLTSSQIIRFTYSNSFLYPLAFKSAKFC
- the LOC127073187 gene encoding TPD1 protein homolog 1 isoform X1 yields the protein MTITNYTPLFFLCFIIPLIHSNVETHSAGPSAQIMHSFHEDIDGSKFSWHGNNSAMFCIFSILSFLTCVMCVVFIGSCTNKDISISQSRETLSGIPQYVVQIMNTCVSSKCAPYNIHLHCGWFASARIINPKLFKRLSFDDCLVNGGKPLTSSQIIRFTYSNSFLYPLAFKSAKFC
- the LOC127073187 gene encoding TPD1 protein homolog 1 isoform X2 — translated: MTITNYTPLFFLCFIIPLIHSNVETHSGPSAQIMHSFHEDIDGSKFSWHGNNSAMFCIFSILSFLTCVMCVVFIGSCTNKDISISQSRETLSGIPQYVVQIMNTCVSSKCAPYNIHLHCGWFASARIINPKLFKRLSFDDCLVNGGKPLTSSQIIRFTYSNSFLYPLAFKSAKFC
- the LOC127073186 gene encoding dirigent protein 11-like, which gives rise to MANPLNLTSNSFFFIFTLTILYVAYTFPRLQPNQTNLVFYIHDHFTGEDSTAATVAGKTGPTSSILRFGTVAIVDDPVTEGPTMDSTLIGRAQGVYVNSQLDGKALYMVFSVIFTAGEFRGSSLEIQGSDIFALKEREFGIVSGTGYFRFVKGYGIMETEFMDLVNLRATLKLNVTVKHY
- the LOC127073187 gene encoding TPD1 protein homolog 1 isoform X4 — encoded protein: MTITNYTPLFFLCFIIPLIHSNVETHSGPSAQIMHSFHEDIDGSKFSWHGSCTNKDISISQSRETLSGIPQYVVQIMNTCVSSKCAPYNIHLHCGWFASARIINPKLFKRLSFDDCLVNGGKPLTSSQIIRFTYSNSFLYPLAFKSAKFC